Proteins encoded in a region of the Candidatus Hydrogenedentota bacterium genome:
- a CDS encoding methyl-accepting chemotaxis protein, producing MNEQGTQCQVLLGKAGFLRRDIMAQPIDLGTQSEGAVKADLPAKWRENNQSLRDLFVQIGANPKLTAAALQRVEAAQEAMTGYESSFDEMIAARQSRDKAFQRLSKAGWNITSSIGEVRQKTLGPAIDAAKASNDPALLTTSFGQDAGFTTNIVEPFFLLRVRALYLTAFPTEESETAAQKQAETVAKGVETWARSTSQDTQMTAVATSIQNDIREYSDGLTQFHAGVQKQQAADEKMATAAASVDACIKDLGKELQHETDAIITETVLIAFVMMLAISLGGMVVAILIARSISLPIAQIIRELREGSSQLTAASNQIAQVSEEVASSSAQQASSIEETSSSVEEISSMTRQNVDNVSEASHICHDSGGSVGKARASMERLNETMGKIRASAHETAKIMKSIDEIAFQTNLLALNAAVEAARAGEAGKGFAVVAEEVRNLAQRSAEAAKSTAALIEESRQNAELGVEATASVQLGLTEIEQCSLQVSEFITQIHSATREQSTGLEQINLAICEINRAVQANATCSEESAAASEEVNAQAGAIEALIVKLAMLVDGEKRVTKAMGYTPDPGSFSGTGKPKARTLVAREQLPMVADNSRLT from the coding sequence TTGAACGAACAAGGAACGCAATGCCAGGTACTGCTTGGAAAGGCAGGCTTTCTCCGCCGCGACATCATGGCACAACCCATCGACCTGGGAACTCAGTCCGAAGGTGCAGTCAAAGCGGATCTGCCCGCGAAGTGGCGTGAAAACAACCAGTCGCTGCGAGACTTGTTCGTCCAGATCGGGGCAAATCCGAAACTTACCGCCGCGGCATTGCAGCGAGTCGAAGCGGCCCAAGAAGCCATGACCGGTTACGAATCCTCGTTCGACGAGATGATTGCAGCCCGCCAATCGCGCGACAAGGCGTTTCAACGGCTGAGCAAAGCCGGCTGGAACATAACTTCAAGCATTGGGGAAGTGCGGCAGAAGACGCTTGGTCCGGCAATTGACGCCGCGAAAGCTTCGAACGACCCAGCGCTGCTGACGACGAGTTTTGGTCAAGACGCCGGCTTTACCACCAACATTGTGGAGCCGTTCTTTCTGTTGCGGGTTCGCGCGCTCTATCTGACGGCCTTCCCCACCGAAGAGTCGGAAACCGCCGCACAGAAGCAGGCCGAAACGGTGGCCAAAGGGGTCGAGACCTGGGCGCGCTCAACGAGCCAGGACACCCAAATGACTGCGGTAGCCACTTCAATTCAGAACGACATTCGCGAATACTCAGACGGATTGACCCAATTCCATGCGGGCGTCCAGAAACAGCAGGCTGCCGACGAGAAGATGGCGACGGCAGCCGCGTCGGTTGACGCGTGCATCAAAGACTTGGGAAAGGAGCTTCAACACGAAACGGATGCGATTATTACGGAAACCGTTCTGATCGCATTCGTTATGATGCTTGCGATTTCGCTTGGCGGCATGGTGGTCGCGATTCTGATCGCGCGCAGCATCAGCCTGCCTATCGCACAGATCATCCGCGAATTGCGTGAAGGCTCGTCTCAGTTGACGGCCGCGTCCAACCAAATCGCTCAAGTAAGCGAAGAAGTGGCATCCTCGTCGGCGCAACAGGCCTCGTCCATTGAAGAGACTTCCTCATCCGTGGAAGAGATCTCGTCGATGACGCGGCAAAATGTCGACAACGTGAGCGAAGCCAGCCATATCTGCCACGATTCGGGCGGCTCGGTGGGCAAGGCCCGCGCTTCCATGGAACGCCTGAACGAGACGATGGGCAAGATTCGCGCGTCCGCGCACGAAACCGCGAAGATCATGAAGAGCATCGACGAGATTGCCTTCCAAACCAACCTGCTGGCACTGAACGCGGCCGTCGAAGCGGCGCGCGCCGGCGAGGCAGGCAAGGGGTTCGCCGTGGTCGCGGAAGAAGTCCGCAATCTGGCGCAGCGGAGCGCGGAAGCGGCGAAAAGCACCGCCGCTCTGATCGAGGAATCTCGTCAAAACGCAGAGCTCGGCGTGGAAGCCACCGCAAGCGTGCAGCTTGGCTTGACCGAGATCGAACAGTGTTCGTTGCAGGTGTCGGAGTTCATCACGCAGATTCACTCCGCCACGCGCGAGCAAAGCACAGGTCTCGAACAAATCAATCTGGCGATTTGCGAAATCAACCGCGCGGTACAAGCCAACGCCACGTGCTCGGAAGAGTCCGCGGCCGCCAGCGAAGAAGTGAACGCACAAGCGGGCGCAATTGAAGCGCTCATCGTGAAGCTGGCCATGCTGGTGGATGGCGAGAAACGCGTGACAAAAGCCATGGGATACACGCCGGATCCCGGTTCATTCTCGGGCACTGGAAAGCCGAAGGCCCGCACCTTGGTTGCGCGCGAACAGCTTCCGATGGTTGCGGATAACTCGCGTCTGACATAA
- the dnaG gene encoding DNA primase produces the protein MGKYSREVVTQVLAAIDIVDIIGGAVELKPSGHRLLGLCPFHNEKTPSFSVSRERQQFYCFGCEKGGDALAFVMDFEGLSFAEALRKLADRAGVQLPAPSERESREDFARRNILELYAFAAQYYGELLKNPLKGGRGRTYLKTRTLKDATTAKFGLGYAPDSYTTLVEAARTKNIKDYVLENSGLAKRGNKGLYDLFRERLMIPIRDVMGNVVAFGGRDLTGTAPGKYINSPENPVYRKSRVLYGLFEARDGLRQTKQALLVEGYFDLMRCFDAGITNVVATCGTALTTEQAALIRRYVPEVVVVYDGDPAGIRAALRGVAILTAAGLTVRALVLPDGKDPDDFIRDAGGDAFRALVDGALNFVTFYIRLNGDRLGTIEGRTTVAREVFTIVQSIDDTMRVDEYLKLVARELQLDEWNVRREFAAQLQQRDVERSIEVRRAPSSERKPIHPDDQAFLAAILAVEPLRDRAREGLKGVELGEGPVADVLGAICKAGNDLSGLRFEDEAAQALFAAAANQPPMPSDKAEALVEKRICSLKREVLMAKSARVQEQIREAERSRDLERISQLLSTKVGIDREIQKLGAA, from the coding sequence TTGGGCAAATACTCCCGAGAAGTGGTTACCCAGGTTCTCGCCGCTATCGACATTGTCGACATTATCGGCGGGGCTGTGGAACTCAAGCCCTCAGGCCACCGCTTACTAGGCCTGTGTCCGTTCCACAACGAGAAGACTCCTTCGTTTAGTGTCAGCCGCGAGCGCCAGCAATTCTACTGCTTTGGCTGTGAAAAAGGGGGAGACGCTCTGGCCTTCGTGATGGACTTTGAAGGACTGAGCTTTGCGGAGGCCCTGCGCAAGTTGGCTGATCGGGCGGGTGTGCAATTGCCTGCGCCCTCGGAACGGGAAAGCCGCGAAGACTTTGCGCGGCGCAACATTCTCGAATTGTATGCATTTGCCGCGCAATATTATGGGGAATTGTTGAAGAATCCCCTCAAAGGCGGCCGTGGCCGCACCTATCTCAAGACGCGCACACTGAAAGACGCGACCACCGCGAAGTTCGGTCTGGGTTACGCACCTGACAGCTATACGACCTTGGTTGAAGCGGCGCGCACCAAGAACATCAAGGACTACGTGCTTGAGAACTCGGGCTTGGCCAAGCGCGGAAATAAAGGCCTTTACGACTTGTTTCGCGAACGTCTCATGATTCCCATCCGCGACGTGATGGGGAACGTGGTCGCGTTTGGCGGACGGGATCTGACGGGAACGGCGCCCGGCAAATACATCAACAGTCCCGAAAACCCGGTCTATCGGAAGAGCCGCGTATTGTATGGACTTTTCGAGGCCCGCGACGGGCTTCGCCAGACCAAACAGGCGCTTTTGGTTGAAGGGTATTTCGACCTGATGCGCTGCTTTGACGCGGGTATCACCAATGTCGTGGCCACGTGCGGAACGGCACTGACAACCGAACAGGCCGCGCTCATACGCCGGTATGTGCCGGAAGTCGTGGTGGTTTATGACGGCGACCCCGCCGGCATTCGGGCAGCACTTCGCGGTGTGGCCATTCTGACTGCAGCGGGATTGACTGTTCGCGCGCTGGTGTTGCCAGACGGAAAAGATCCCGATGACTTCATCCGGGATGCCGGAGGCGATGCGTTCCGCGCGTTGGTCGACGGGGCGCTGAACTTTGTGACGTTTTACATACGCCTCAATGGCGACCGCCTTGGCACGATTGAGGGCCGCACGACCGTGGCTCGGGAAGTGTTTACGATCGTTCAGAGTATCGACGACACCATGCGGGTTGACGAGTACCTGAAACTGGTCGCCCGGGAATTGCAGTTGGATGAATGGAACGTGCGCCGCGAGTTTGCCGCGCAGTTGCAGCAACGCGACGTCGAACGCTCCATAGAGGTGCGACGTGCCCCTTCGTCGGAGCGCAAACCCATTCATCCCGACGACCAGGCGTTCCTGGCGGCGATTCTGGCCGTGGAACCCCTGCGTGACCGTGCACGGGAGGGTCTGAAAGGCGTCGAGTTGGGTGAGGGGCCGGTGGCGGACGTGCTCGGGGCCATCTGCAAGGCAGGTAACGACCTATCGGGCCTTCGGTTCGAGGATGAGGCAGCGCAGGCCCTGTTTGCCGCCGCGGCCAACCAGCCCCCTATGCCGTCTGACAAGGCGGAAGCGCTGGTGGAAAAGCGCATTTGCAGTCTTAAGCGCGAGGTTCTGATGGCAAAGTCAGCCCGCGTTCAGGAACAGATTCGAGAAGCAGAGCGTTCAAGGGATTTGGAACGCATAAGTCAGTTGTTATCAACAAAAGTAGGCATTGATCGGGAAATACAGAAGCTCGGTGCGGCGTAA